In Leptolyngbya sp. NIES-2104, the genomic window AGCCGAATCCACTCGCCAATATCCCTACGGTACTCTCGCCGCCCACGTCCTAGGTTACATCGGAGAAGCCACCCAAGAAGACCTCAAAGCGAATCCCGAATTTCCGAACGGAATGCTAGTCGGACAAATGGGAATCGAGCGAATTCAAGATACGACCCTACGCGGCAAATGGGGCAGTCGTTTGATCGAAGTCGATGCTGGCGGTAAAGAACTTAAAATGCTTGGTGTCAAGCCCCCCGTCGCAGGCTCACCTGTTCAATTAACGCTCGATGTCAAACTGCAACAAGCCGCCGAAAAAACCCTCGCAGGTCGTCGCGGTGCAGTCGTCGTCCTGGATGTGAAAACGGGTGCAGTTCTCGCGATGGCAAGCGGTCCGACATTTGATCCGAACATTTTTACGCGCAAAATTAGCCAAAAAACCTGGGACGCGCTCCAAAGCCAGGATCATCCTTTTCTAAATCGTGCTCTGCAAGGCTATCCACCCGGCAGCACCTTCAAAATCATCACCGCAATGGCAGCGATGAAATCGGGTAAATTCTCCGCAACCTCGATGCTACCCACCTTCAGCGCGATCAACATTGGCGGAACCTTCTTCCACGAACACGGCGATGCCAGCTACGGTACGATCGGGTTTCGAGATGCCCTCGCGGTCAGTAGTAACACCTTCTTCTATCAGCTTGGAATGTCGATCGGTCCCGAAACAATTTCCGATTGGGGTCGTCGCTTCGGAGTCGGCACGACTTCCACAATGGGCTTAGATGGCGGCAGTCACGGCATGATTCCAACCCCGAAACAGAAAGAAGAGCAGTTCAAAGAGCCGTGGTATGTCGGGGATACGGTCAGTACCTCGATCGGTCAAGGCATGGTGCAAGTCACCCCGCTCGAAATGGCGGTGATGGTTTCGACGATCGCAAACGGCGGTAAGCGCGTCAAACCGCATCTCTTCGCCAATCAAACCTATCAGCCCAATATGCAGCCCGAATCACTAGACTTTGACCCCGCTGCCCTCAAAGTCTT contains:
- the mrdA gene encoding penicillin-binding protein 2, whose amino-acid sequence is MANSSFSSANSWVSKARSQRSFRAVILFMLASGLMSVCGFRLAYLQLVEGSHNRQLADQNRIRSISIVADRGNLVDRKGKTIVVNRLSRSVYLYPREQTKEQWQVSAQRISELLDIPKEDIIKKLEEVQYKSVSPVRILRGLDEKKYTALYEIGQIRGLEVQAESTRQYPYGTLAAHVLGYIGEATQEDLKANPEFPNGMLVGQMGIERIQDTTLRGKWGSRLIEVDAGGKELKMLGVKPPVAGSPVQLTLDVKLQQAAEKTLAGRRGAVVVLDVKTGAVLAMASGPTFDPNIFTRKISQKTWDALQSQDHPFLNRALQGYPPGSTFKIITAMAAMKSGKFSATSMLPTFSAINIGGTFFHEHGDASYGTIGFRDALAVSSNTFFYQLGMSIGPETISDWGRRFGVGTTSTMGLDGGSHGMIPTPKQKEEQFKEPWYVGDTVSTSIGQGMVQVTPLEMAVMVSTIANGGKRVKPHLFANQTYQPNMQPESLDFDPAALKVLQEGLTAVVQEGTARSLNDGSIPLTAGKTGTAEVQGQEDNSLYVGYGPVNNPQIAIGVVVENGGYGATAAVPIAHEVYKAFFGVKPTPKAE